GCTCGCCCCTGTGTTCCATCCTGCGATGAAGGCGGTTATCGGGCCGCGCAGAGAGCTCGGCATTCGAACGATCTTCAACGTTCTCGGTCCGTTGACGAATCCCGCTGGAGCGAGCGCACAGGTTGTCGGTGTATACAACCGCGAGCTCGTTGGCATCATCGCACGCGCGCTCGCCCGAATGGATATTGAACGAGCACTCGTTGTCCACGGCTCGGGTCTCGATGAGATCGCCATTCATGGCCCCACACGAGTTGCTGAGATCACTGATGATGCAATCGAGGAGTACACCATCACGCCAGAAGATCTCGATCTCAAACAAGCCTCGATCGAGGCGGTTGCGGGTGGAACACCCAGTGAGAACGCTGAGGCACTCAGTGGGATCGTGTCTGGTGAACTGACGGGGCCAAAGCGCGACATCGTGCTTGCGAACGCTGGAGCTGCTATCTACGTCGCTGGCGAGGCGGACAGCATCGAATCGGGTGCCGAACGTGCCCGTGAGACGATCGAATCAGGTGCCGCTCGTGCGACACTCGACGAACTCCAATCCATCGCGGTTGCCAAATAGCTCATATAAACACGTTGAACGACATTACCAATACATGAACAATCTACGTCGTACGGGACAAAAGCAGACGGATCAAACGAGCCAAACGCGAATCAAGATTTGTGGTATCACGACGCAGAATGACCGCGATATTGCTGTCGCTGCTGGCGCGGATGCCGTCGGGTTCATCAGCGGTGTCACAGTCGAAACACCGCGGGAGGTCACGCCGGAGACGGCGGCCACTCTTGTTGCGACGACTCCTCCATTCGTTAGCACAGTCCTTGTAACCATGCCCGAACGGGTACACGATGTCGTCGAACGCATCGAACACGTGCGTCCGGATATCGTTCAGGTCCATGGACTGTCTCCTGATGCCGTGGAATGTCTCTCGTCCATGACGACTACCGCCGTGATCCCCGCTGTGACGGCAGCCGACACGGCGTGCTATGAACAGGTTGCAGACGCACTGCTTGTCGACTCATTGGACGAAAATGGTGCAGGAGGAACCGGATCGACACACGATTGGGAACGCACGCGCGACAAAATCGAGAAGATCGACACTCCCGTCGTGCTTGCTGGTGGTCTCACCCCCGAAAACGTCTCACGTGCGATTGAAATCGTCGATCCATACGGCGTGGATGTTGCAAGTGGTGTCGAACAGCGCGGTGGAAAGAAAGACGCCGACGCTGTTCGATCGTTCGTCGAACAGGCCCGGAGGGCAGTATGAACGGACACCGTGAGTCGAACGGAAAGAGAAACGAGATCGGGCACGCGACTGCAACTACGAGTGCAAGCACGACTATGGATCTCTCTCGGAGCGAGTTCGTCTCTCTCTCCGAGGACGATCGACCCGCTGTGATTCGAACGACGGCAGCGCTGGACAGCGACGTTGAGCCACTTGCAGCGTATGCTGCGCTAACCGAACACGATGACGCGTACGGATTTTTACTCGAAAGCGGTGAGAAGGTTGCCTCAAGCGACCCAGATGGAGCATTCACGTCTGCGACAGAGAACACCGACAGACACGCTCGCTACTCGTTCGTTGGGTACGATCCTGCTGCCGTTATCACTGTGATCGGTGATGAAGTGGATATCGAACTTCTCGACGATCGATACGAGGGGATCCTCAACACGACTGTTGAGGGTGACGTTCTCGAAACGCTCAGCTCTGTGCTTCCAGACGCTACCCTTCAGGGATTTCCCGATCGATCCCGGCGACAGCTCGATGGTGGGCTCGTCGGTGTGCTCGGCTACGACGCTGTATACGATCTCTTTCTCGAAGAGCGGGGATACGACCGTCCCGATACTCGCGTGCCCGACGCACAGTTCGTTCTGAGCGATACGACGCTCGTTTTCGATCACGTCGAGGACACCCTCGAACTCGTGTTCACGCCAGTTATCCGTCCTGATGAAGATGCGCGAGCAGTGTATGCCGATCTCGTTTCGGAGACAGAGCGCGTGCGTGCACTGCTGGCTGAGCATGGTGAGATCGAGACGGGTGGTTTCTCGAAGGAGGGTTCGGTCGCGGGGGACAAAGCGGAGTACGAAACCGCGGTTCGGCGGGCCAAAGAGCACGTTCTCGACGGAGACATCTATCAAGGTGTTATCTCCCGCACACGAGAGCTGTACGGAGAGATCGATCCACTTGGACTGTACAGTGCGCTTCGAGAGATCAACCCATCGCCGTACATGTATGTTCTCGGCTACGATGACCTGACGATCGTCGGTGCCAGTCCGGAGACGCTCGTCTCAGTACAGAACGATGAGGTGATGATGTATCCACTTGCGGGGACGTGTAACCGGGGAAGTAGTCCTGTTGAGGATCGTCGGCTGGCGGGCGAAATGCTCGCTGATGAAAAGGAATGTGCAGAACACACGATGCTCGTCGATCTTGCGCGTAACGATGTCCGCCGCGTGAGTGAACCAGGAAGCGTTACCGTCGAGGAGTTCATGAACGTGTTCAAATATAGTCACGTTCAGCATATCGAGAGCACAGTCACGGGGATGCTCGCATCCGATTGCAACGCGTTTGATGCAACTCGGGCTGCATTCCCGGCGGGAACGCTGACTGGCGCGCCGAAGATACGAGCGATGGAAATCATCGCATCACTCGAAACCAGTCCACGCGGTGTCTACGGTGGTGGCGTGGGATACTACTCGTGGACCGGTGATGCAGACGTAGCGATCGTCATTCGAACTGCGACAATCGAGCATGGCGTGTGCGATGTCGCGGCTGGTTTCGATGACCGTGATCGGGTTACAGTTCAGGCGGGAGCTGGTATCGTCGCCGATAGCGACCCCACTGCGGAGTACGAGGAAACAGAACAGAAAATGAATGGGGTGTTAGCCGCGCTATCGGAAATCGAGACCAACGAACCGGAGAATGTGAACCCACCAGAGGCAGGACGATGACTGAGACACGTGTCTGTTTTATTGACAACTTCGATTCGTTCACGTACAATCTTGTTGAGTACGTCAGCCAGCACGCTGATACCGAGGTGCTGCGCAACACTGCCTCGCTCGATGACGTGCGCACAGTCGATCCAGATGCGATCGTCATCAGTCCGGGACCTGGTCACCCGAAAAACGACCGGGATATCGGCATCACGCTGGATGTGCTCACAGAGCTAAGTACTACAGTACCAACACTCGGGATCTGCCTTGGATTAGAGGCAGCCGTCTACGCGTACGGTGGAGCGATTGAGCACGCGCCAAAACCAGTCCACGGCAAAGCATTCCCGATCGAACACGACAGCAGTGGTGTATTCGATGGACTTGAGAATCCGCTTCGGGGTGGTCGATATCATTCGCTCGTTGCAACTGACATCCCAGCGTGTTTCGAAATCTCAGCGACTACCCAATCCGACGGGGTCGATCTCGTTATGGCAGTTCGCCACCGCGAATATCCGATTAAGTGTGTACAATTTCATCCCGAAAGCGTGCTCACCAGCTCGGGTCATGCCCTCGTTCGGAACTTCCTTCAAACTGTGTAAAGTAGAGATTTCGTCTCGATAGATCTACGCATTGTTCATCCGGAGGGTCGTCTCTGTACCGCAAATTTGGCACTTACTCACGCGGTAGGGCTCACGCGAGAACTGTGCGTTTTCGGTCTTATTGCTTTCAGTGAGAATCTGGAGTGAAACACTGTGTGACGTTTCTCTGTCGCACGTCGGGCACTCCTCGTAGATAGCATTCTGCTTCGATTGGTGCTTCGTTGCTCCCATCAACTCCTCCTACCACATACCGGGGTATAAAAACCTATCTCTGTTGGGGGTCGTTTACGTCGATTATCGCCGTACGGAAGCCGGTTTTAGCAGAGACTGTTTTAGATTGGACGAGAGAGTTTACAAACGTTTTTCCAACGGTTTACGGTGAAATCACATGCATAGGGCCACTATATTTAAGTATCATCAACCAACCGTCGTGCCAGAAATAACGTGGTACGCTACGCTTAACGGTTCGCGGCACTCAGAAAGCGCATGGACCAGGTGTTCGCCCCGTGGCGTATTGAGTGGGTCGAGCGTGGAGATGCGAACGATGACTCTGACGGGTGTGTGTTCTGTTCGTTGCCAGAACAAGCGAACGATCGAGAGAACTGGATCGTTGCTCGGAGTGAACACGCGTACGTCCTGCTCAACAATTATCCATACAATCCAGGACACGCAATGGTTATTCCATACAGCCACACTGGTGAGTACGGTGATCTCTCTGATCAGGTGCTGCTTGACCATGCACGATTGAAACAGCGGACGTTTGAGGCGCTCGATCGTGCGCTCGACCCGAACGGCTTTAACGCAGGCTTGAATCTTGGACGGGCCGCTGGTGGCTCGATCGGGGATCATCTTCACACGCACGTCGTCCCCCGTTGGGACGGAGATACGAACTTTATGCCAGTCATCGGTGACACGAAGGTCATCGTTGACGCCATCGAGAACACCTACGATCGACTTCACGAGGCGTTTTCAGCACAGGAGAGAACATACATAGCAGACTCGGGTGCAGTGAAAGTCGAAGCACAAAATGAGTGAACGAAGCGACTTTCGCTTCGAATCACGTTCAAAGTGATATGGATCGGGACACCGCCCTTCGGCATGTCGGACTCCTTGTGTTGGGGATCAATGCCGTCCTCGCACTGGCAAAGGGTGGTGTTTATGTAACAACTGGGAGTATTGCTGTCGGTTCAGAGGCAGTGAACAGTCTCGCTGATGCCGTCTATAGCCTCGTCGTCGTCGCTGGTCTCTATGTGACGACCCAGCCGCCCGATACGACCCATCCCCACGGCCACGAGCGCATTGAACCGTTCGTCGCACTGTTTGTCGCGCTCGGAATCTTTGCCGCTGGCATTACTGTCCTCTGGAACGCTGTCCAGTCTATTTTGACTGGAACCGTCGCTGTTGCCGGTCTTCCAGCTATCGGTGTTCTCGCTGGAGCCGCACTTGTGAAATACCTGCTCTATCGGTACTGTCTTCAGATGAGTGAGACGTATCACTCGCCCGCCATCAAGGCAGCCGCACTCGACAACCGCATTGATGTTTTTACGGCTGGCGCAGCACTCGTCGGTGTCGTCGGTGCTGATCTGGGGGTATTAGTCCTCGATCCGATCGCCGGTGCCATCGTCTCCGTGGGCATACTGTACACTGGTGTAGAGATCGTCATCGACAACTTCGGTTATCTCGTCGGTGTGGCACCTCCGGACGGTCTCCGAGAGGAGATCCTCGACCGAGCGCTCGCTCACCCCGAAGTCAACGGCGTTCACGACGTCGTCCCTCATTACGTCGGTCCTGAGGTTGATGTGAGTCTCCACCTCGAAATCGAAGGCAACCGGACGCTGATCGAAGCCCACGATATTGAAACGACAGTCGTCGAATCGATTCGAAATATCCCCGAGATCGATGATGTATTTGTTCATCTCGATCCAAAAGAACTCGGGGAATGGAAGGAAAATGAAAGCGGACGAATCGGGGCCGAAGAAAACGATGACAATGAATGATGACGCTCAGATCTGGTGTTGGTCGTAATATGAAAGCACCTACTGCTAGACGGCAGTAATCGGCTACGTCTATCGTTGGTGAGAAACCGTCTCGTTTCGTCCGTCACTATACCTTGACGGTCAACTGCTCTACTGTCACGTACTCAGCTTTTCTTACTGAGCTCACATCTTGTCGTCGATCACCGTAACATCACACCGAATGTCCGCCATAATCCCACATTGTGGACAGCGCCGAACTCCGCTATTGACGTTTGTCATGATCATGTTACAGTCCCGACACAGGACGTTCGTGTAGGCGACAACCGGGCCGTCGGTGCTTGCAATGTCATCCTCTGTCATCGGTCCCGTATTGGTCAATCAACTCCCGGTAGTGTGTCCTGATTGTCATTCGGGTAATATCTGCCACATTGCTGATCTCGTGTTGCGTGAGTTGCTCGCCGGTTAGACAGGCGCTGGCGTACAGCGCAGCGGCGGCCAGTCCTGCGGGGTGTTTGCCACTCGTGTAGGTTGTTCCCGACACCGTTTCGAGAATATCGTGCGCTTCTCTGTGAACGTCCTCGGAGCAATCGAGCTCGGATGCAAATCGAGGGAGGTAGGCAGTTGGATCGGATGGCTCAATCGCTAGTCCAAGCTCGGTGGAAATGACACGATACGCTCGTGCAATCCGCTGTCGTTCGACGCGCGCGACCGTCGTGACTTCATCGAGTGTACGTGGAATACCCTCCCGACGGGCAGCCGCATACACCGCGCTCGTGGCAATCCCTTCGATCGATCGCCCGATGAGGAGGTTCTCGGCAAGCGCGCGTCGATAGATAACGCTCGCAGTTTCACGAACGGGTTTGGGCAATCCAAGCGCACTCGACATCCGATTAATCTCTCCGAAGGCTTGCCTGAGATTCCGCTCTTTCGAATCACGAGTGCGGTACCGTTCGTCCCATGTCCGGAGACGCCGCATCTGTTGGCGCTTGCGCGAGCTGAGTCGTCGACCGTGTGCATCTCGGTCTTCTTGACTGATAACGGTCGATAGCCCCCTGTCGTGAAGCGACGCTGTCGTTGGCCGCCCGACTCGAGAACAGTCCTCACGTTCGCTTGCAGTGTATGCGGTCCATTCTGGACCGTGATCGACGGTTCCTTCAGTGACGATTGTGCCGCATTCGGTGCAGACTGTTTCTCCGCGCTTTGGATCCGCTTCAACGTTCGAGTCACAGTGTGGACACGTTTGTTGACTTGGTAGTGATAGTTCCATAATGTATTACGAACAGCGTGTTGGTCGTTTACCCATCATCGATCGGAAAACGGCGTTTGTGAGTCATCAGACTCGATACTGAACTCACGACGCCGCAGTTCGCGCTTGAGCGTGAATGGATCAATACTCGTCCGCTTCCATCTCTGATCGGGATTTTGACGGTCGGCGTGACTGTCGCTGTAGAGCACGGTAAACTCGTGAACGACTCCTTCTGGTGCTTTCACGTATGCGTCGAACTCGGGGTCATCGAAGGATACGACCACGCGCTCCTCACGAAGCAGTCGGATCACATCCTTGTCACTCTCTGCTTCTTTTCGGAGCGCAAACACCCCACTCTGTGACTTTGCGTGATCATTCATCTGTCTCTCCCTCAGTAGCAGTGAGCCGCCACTGCTGTTCAATGCAGAAACTATTCGTATCTGTAGTCCGTTTTTGTGAACGCATCGGTATTATCTCGTTTCGACTCAGTTAGTCGTGGGCCGCTAATGTAGTGCTGATCGCTCCACCCTTTCGCCGGCGGTCGACGATTGCGAGGAGAGCGAATCGACACGATGCATCTGGTTCACACGACTGGAAACAAACACGACATAGCCCTCCTTTAATGTCACAATAGGGCGCATACAGCTGTCGTGCAGTAGTCCTCTCATGGTCGTGTGTTCTTGCTTGCCGGACGATGCTGGACACATCGTCTCGGCAGTTTCCTGACAACTGGTGTACATCACGAACTTTTCGTTTGGTAACCAGTTGTACGCTCGTTAGCTTCGCACGGTCTCCAGAAACAAGCCACATATACTTATATGTTTGAGATAATTCACTTCATCTTAATTCGATTTAGTATTGCTCATGGTATCTAATCCAAAATATTTTGGTAGGTGAGATAATTGAGTGTGACTATGGAATATCAACCAGAGATTAAGCTACAAGAGAAACTTTCAGAACTATTGATGGAAAGTGACTCAAGTGGTGCTGAAGTCGCCCGTGAGATCGGGGTTTCTCCCGCCTCGATTAGCCAGTACCGAAAAGGTGAAACACAACCCAGCTTGGACAAGCTCGTTGCTCTTGCACGAGCACTCGATGTAAGTCTCGATTATTTAGTCCTCGGCGAGAGCGAAGAGGCAGAAGAAGTTAGTGTTGGTCCAATCGCAGAACGAATGGATGATTCGCTCCAAGAAATGCAGATTCGAACTGCTGAACGGACGGCACTAGTTGCTCACGTTGGGCGACAGCTGTCACAGATGTTGGATGAAGAGATTGAGAAATTCTTATCTGAAGATTCCGGACGACATCTGTATGCAGGAATAATCACAGATACTGAAACTGGATCATTAGAAAAGCATAGTGAGACGACAAGGTTAATCTTACGAGATTTCAGCTATAATATGTCTCCCACAGAAATTCCAGGAAGCTTTTTCGCGACTGTCGCTAACAATCTGAGTCGTGGAAGGAAATACCAGTATCTCCTTGCACAAAATGCTAACACTGACTGGTCTAGCATTGTCAATGATTTCAGGACACTCTTAATAGAACAAACCAAGAGCGAAACCGCTGTTCGTAACAATTGTAGTTTCAAAATAACGACTGCTCCTCTATTGTCTGGCTATGCACTGTATCATCTATCAGAGGATAAGCTCGAAAAGGATGATCCGATACTATATAATTACGTTCATGAAAATAACTGCGTGGATGATGATGGTTGGTTTGGTTATTTGATCCCGCCATCGCTCGGTGGACGGGGAGAGCCAGTTATGGACAAAGAACATCTTGCTAATGCAATCGGGATATTTGAATCTCTCTGGCCTGAAGCAGAACCGGTCTAAGCCAGAGTCGCTTTCTTATTCGATTCAACGACAACGTCGAGGAACTCCATCTCAGCATCTGGACAAGTTTTCGAGATCAAGTCATAGGCTCGACGACAAGCTGCTCGATTATAATCTTCAGAAGTTTTTCGATTGCCACGTGCCACTAGCAATACTTCATTCGTCAAATCAGTGACTCTAAACTTTTCGGCATCTCTCGTTACTTCACCGAATAACGCGAGCATATGATCGTCGGTGCCGTATACGAGATCGCCAGATTGGGCCACAATGTACTCATCGTGGAAAATTGGGAGGAAACGCTCTCCACCACTCGCTCGCTGGATGATTACATCTCCACCCAGGGTTGCAGCATCATGCATCCCAAGGCTTACACCAAACTCAGCACTCGCAATATTGTATGCGTCGACGACGTTGTTGCGCCTCTTGAGTCCTTTCTTCTCGACGATTTTCACGAGTTGTTCTCCGGAGGGAGTTTGATCGGGGTAACCGATCTTCGAGAAAAACTCATGAAATTGTTTCACCTCTGGCTTATCAAGTATTGCATCGAGGTTGTCGTTTACTATCTTTTCAACTTTATTGATATCTCCGTCTAATTCGGGTGCCCCTATTTGGACATCAAGCCCTCGTATACGGCAGCCAACCGGACTTACGATACCCAAGTCATGGGCATCTTGTTTGACAACTATTTGGTTCATTGTATCCCCTTTACGTTCATTTATATCTCTAAGTTCTCCCTTAGTATACTTTTTGATAGTTTCCGAACATCACAATCATGCACCGATATCCGTGTTTTCAGTCCTCTAACCGGTGAGCGATTATTTTATATCGGATTTCCAAAACAATAGACGTTTTCCGCGCTCGTGATTTCAACGTCGAGAACGTCCCCCGGTTCGATACCGTGTTCGCTAGCGTTCGTAATGACAACTTGTCGGTATGCTTCATCGTAACACTGCACTGAATCTCCAGTTCCCGGCTGAACGACAAGTACCTCATGACGTTCACCAACCATCTCGCCATACGCATCGCCCACGATCTCCATTTTCAGCTCAACCATCTCAGACGAGCGTTCTTTTTTGAGTGTTCCTCCGAGACCTTTCAGTTGAGCGGCATCAGTATCCGGTCGCTTTGAAAACCGCGTTACATTGATCTTTTCAGGGCGGACTTCTCGCATCAGTGCGAGGCTCTGCTCGTGATCAGTGTCCGTTTCGGTCGGGAAACCGACGATGAAATCCGTCGAAAGTGTCCAGTGATCGAGTGCGGCATCAAACGTTTCAACGACCTCGACGAACTCCCGAACCTGATGTTGACGGCGCATCTCACCAAGAACAGTGTTACTCCCGGACTGAACAGGAGCATGAATGAAGTTGTACAATTTCTCGTTTTCGGCAAATACTCGTGCGAGTTCCTCACGGATACCGTGTAATCCTTTCGGGTTTGCCATACCGACGCGGATGCGGAACGTTCCGTCAATCTCACAGATGCGTTCGAGGAGCGTGTGTAGTTTTCGTTCGCCCCCGTCCCAGCCGTAAACGCCAGTGTCTTGCCCCGTGATGCGAATCTCCTTTGCACCCGCGTGGACGAGTGCGCGAGCCTTCTCGACGTTCTCTTCGACGGACGGGCTGTCGATCTTCCCGGTTGCTTGCTTTGTGATGCAGTACGAACAGTCGCTCATGCAACCCCGGGCAATCGGAAGGATACCAATGACACCGTCGAGAACTGGCTCGGTATCCGGTGTCGTCGTCGGACACTCGCCGTTTAGAACGGCGTTCGGAACAGCATCCCAGTGGAGAATATCGGCATCGACGCCAGCTTCATTAAATGTTTCACCCTGTGCGAGCGCCATACAGCCAGTAACAATGAGATCTGCTGTCGCTTCTTCGAGCTCTTTGGCCCGTTTGAGCATGTTGCGCTCAGTTTTCTCCACGACGGTACAGGTGTTGAGAATTGCCACGTCGGCTTCCTCGGGGCCGTTCGCACGGTGATGGCCTCCATCGCGGAGCAGTTGCTCTATCTGACGGCTCTCGCCACGGTTGGCAGTGCAACCGTACGTCTCGATGTGATAGCGGGCCATCGCTTGTCCGCCAATCCGGCCTGTGGAGGGAAAAACACGACGCTTCGACCTTCACTGAGCGGGATGAACACTTAGAAAGCATGAAGTGACGTGGCCATCCATGATGCGATATGAGCCTCGAAATCACTCACTATTGCCCGTCCTGTGATGAGGAACACACGTTCTATCGCACGGCGAGTACGCTTGTCCATCTCGGTGAGAAAACGAAATGGAGCTGTACCGAGTGTGAGTACGGCTTCGTCAAAATCGACAGCATCGAATCGGACGCAGATATCACAGCCTAACTAGAACATCGTATCTGTTGTTGATTTCGACGCTGCTTCGATTCTCGAATAGCTCTGTTCTCCGTTATACTCGATTTCACCTACGAGCGAGAACTACTCACGACTTAGGTGCGCCAATAGGCTGGTGTAAGGAGCACGAGCACCGGCAGGATTTCGAGTCGTCCGACCCACATCAGAAACACCATAAACAGCTTCGAGGTTGCCGGAAATGGGAGGTAACTATTCATCGGACCGACTTCGCCAAAGCCTGGCCCGACGTTACCAAGCGTAGCAGCGACGGCACTCATCGCTTCGAATGCGGTCACTTGATGGCCGACCCGCCACGCGTCCGCAATCACGAAAATGATAGCAACAAAGAAGAATACGAGATACAGCAGGGTAAATCCATAGATTCCTCGAATGGCCCGTTCATCGAGCGCTCGTCCACCTAGTCGGACCGGTGAGACCGCCTCTGGGTGTACAGTAGTGAACAGCTCTCGCCGGATGGATTTGATGATCACTACCCAACGGACAATTTTGACCGCGCCACCGGTTGAACCTGCAGATCCGCCGATGAACATCGCAAACAACAGTATGTACTTGGCGGGGTCACTCCAGGTGTTGAAATCCATGTTAGCATAGCCCGTTGTCGTGACGATAGAAACGATCTGAAATGTCGCATGGCGTGCTGAATCTTCGATTTCACCGACGATCGGCGGAACGTTCGTCGTGGTTGTTTCAATACCTGTGCCAACGAAGAGGAGTCCAGTAACAACAGCAGTGAGAGCGGCAAGAACGCCGACGTACGCCCGGAATTCAGTATCACGGGTTAGCCGCTCTGGCTCGCCGTTGAAAACGTGCCAGAACAGTGCGAAGTTCGTCCCTGCAGCGACCATGAAGGGAATGATTGCCCACTGAACCGCAGCTGAGAACGCCTCGATAGAGCGAGCCTCGGGTGAAAATCCACCCGTCGGCATCGTCGTAAGTGGATGAGCAACAGCATTGTACAGGCCCATGTTCGGAGCCAACCCAGCGAGGTGGAGTCCGTACAGAAGCGCCATTTCGGCGACGGTGAATCCGAGATACGCCAGCCAGAGTACGCGCGCAGTCTCGGCGATACGGGGGGTAAGCTTCTGAATGCCAGGTCCCGGAGCTTCGGCGTCCATCAGCTGTGCCCCTCCAACTGAAAGCTCCGGAAGAATGGCGACCGCAAGAACGATGATTCCCATTCCTCCGAGCCATTGGGTGAGCTGACGCCAGAGCATGATGGCGTGCGAATGGTCCGCGAGCGAGATACTGCCCATCACTGTTGCACCCGTGGTAGTGAAGCCACTCATCGACTCGAACAGCGCATTTTCGGGCTGTGCGAGTGTCGACTCGGTGCCGACGACTCCCGCAATCAGATACGGAACCATTCCGACGAGGGCAACGACTAACCATGTCAGCCCAACCATCAGGAACCCTTCACGCGCGCCTAAGTCGGGGTCGGGATCAATTCGCTCGAGAGCCACCCCTACCACGATGGTGAACAGAAAGGACACCGCAAATGTCGGTACATCCTCACCGTAGTAGAATCCAACTGCGAGCGGAATGAGAAACGTTCCGGAGAGGTATTTGATGACAGTTCCGACGAGACCGACGCTCGCCCGCCAATCAACGCGCAACCGCCAACTCATACAGCTTTTGCCACCGCATCAACGACCGCTGTCTCGGCGAACAGTACAACGTGGTCTCCGACTTCGATGACGGTGTCACCACGCGGTGTGATGAGCGTACCGTCACGGGTAATAGCCCCAACGGTCACACGTGCTGGCAGGTCGGCTGCGGATTCTCGGATCGGCTGCCCTGTGAGAACACTGTCGGCATCGACTTCGATTTCGAGCACCTCTGCTCGGTCGTGTTCGATGAGTGCGACGTTTTCTGTGTCGCTGTCACGCGTAAATCGAATGATCTCTTCAGCTGTTGCATCGCGTGGATTCACCGCTGCACCAACTCCCACCGCCTCGAAGAGGTCAGTGTACGCAGCGGTTTCGACGAGCGAAATCGTTCGATCGACGCCGATTCGGGATGCGAGTAACGAGGAGAACAAGTTCTTCTCATCCGATTCGAGCGCGGCAATCGCTACGTCTGCGTCGCCGACGTGTTCGCGGTTGAGAAACTCTCGATCCGTAGCATCGCTTTTCATCACGGTCGTTCCGGCGAGCATCTCGGCGAGTTCACGGGCGCGGTCGGGGTCGTGCTCGATCAATCGTGGACGGAGACCGCGATCTTCGAGTAACTGTGCGATCTGGACTGCTGCCTCACTTCCGCCAACGATGACAACGTCCCGATTCGCGCTGTCGTTGTCGCGCGCGAGATCACCAGCGAAAGCATGCGTGCTCTCGGGACTCCCGATCACGATCAGGTCGTCGTCGGCTTCGATGACCGTCTCCCCTTCGGGAATGATGACATCTCCATCACGGAATATGGCTGCGAACGTCAACTCTACGAAACAATCGA
The nucleotide sequence above comes from Halocatena marina. Encoded proteins:
- a CDS encoding helix-turn-helix transcriptional regulator yields the protein MEYQPEIKLQEKLSELLMESDSSGAEVAREIGVSPASISQYRKGETQPSLDKLVALARALDVSLDYLVLGESEEAEEVSVGPIAERMDDSLQEMQIRTAERTALVAHVGRQLSQMLDEEIEKFLSEDSGRHLYAGIITDTETGSLEKHSETTRLILRDFSYNMSPTEIPGSFFATVANNLSRGRKYQYLLAQNANTDWSSIVNDFRTLLIEQTKSETAVRNNCSFKITTAPLLSGYALYHLSEDKLEKDDPILYNYVHENNCVDDDGWFGYLIPPSLGGRGEPVMDKEHLANAIGIFESLWPEAEPV
- a CDS encoding B3/4 domain-containing protein; translated protein: MNQIVVKQDAHDLGIVSPVGCRIRGLDVQIGAPELDGDINKVEKIVNDNLDAILDKPEVKQFHEFFSKIGYPDQTPSGEQLVKIVEKKGLKRRNNVVDAYNIASAEFGVSLGMHDAATLGGDVIIQRASGGERFLPIFHDEYIVAQSGDLVYGTDDHMLALFGEVTRDAEKFRVTDLTNEVLLVARGNRKTSEDYNRAACRRAYDLISKTCPDAEMEFLDVVVESNKKATLA
- a CDS encoding tRNA (N(6)-L-threonylcarbamoyladenosine(37)-C(2))-methylthiotransferase, whose protein sequence is MARYHIETYGCTANRGESRQIEQLLRDGGHHRANGPEEADVAILNTCTVVEKTERNMLKRAKELEEATADLIVTGCMALAQGETFNEAGVDADILHWDAVPNAVLNGECPTTTPDTEPVLDGVIGILPIARGCMSDCSYCITKQATGKIDSPSVEENVEKARALVHAGAKEIRITGQDTGVYGWDGGERKLHTLLERICEIDGTFRIRVGMANPKGLHGIREELARVFAENEKLYNFIHAPVQSGSNTVLGEMRRQHQVREFVEVVETFDAALDHWTLSTDFIVGFPTETDTDHEQSLALMREVRPEKINVTRFSKRPDTDAAQLKGLGGTLKKERSSEMVELKMEIVGDAYGEMVGERHEVLVVQPGTGDSVQCYDEAYRQVVITNASEHGIEPGDVLDVEITSAENVYCFGNPI
- a CDS encoding TrkH family potassium uptake protein, with translation MSWRLRVDWRASVGLVGTVIKYLSGTFLIPLAVGFYYGEDVPTFAVSFLFTIVVGVALERIDPDPDLGAREGFLMVGLTWLVVALVGMVPYLIAGVVGTESTLAQPENALFESMSGFTTTGATVMGSISLADHSHAIMLWRQLTQWLGGMGIIVLAVAILPELSVGGAQLMDAEAPGPGIQKLTPRIAETARVLWLAYLGFTVAEMALLYGLHLAGLAPNMGLYNAVAHPLTTMPTGGFSPEARSIEAFSAAVQWAIIPFMVAAGTNFALFWHVFNGEPERLTRDTEFRAYVGVLAALTAVVTGLLFVGTGIETTTTNVPPIVGEIEDSARHATFQIVSIVTTTGYANMDFNTWSDPAKYILLFAMFIGGSAGSTGGAVKIVRWVVIIKSIRRELFTTVHPEAVSPVRLGGRALDERAIRGIYGFTLLYLVFFFVAIIFVIADAWRVGHQVTAFEAMSAVAATLGNVGPGFGEVGPMNSYLPFPATSKLFMVFLMWVGRLEILPVLVLLTPAYWRT
- the trkA gene encoding Trk system potassium transporter TrkA, which gives rise to MRVVIIGAGQVGSSIAANLDEDHEVIVIDKDTARVDALTYSLDVLAIEGDGVSLSTLQEAEVEDADLFISSTDDDETNIVACATARTVSDAFTIARVKRTHYLDTWKRSGGAFGVDFMVCTNLLAAETIVRIIGLPASQDVDVFAGGKVLMAEFRVPKGSPVAGQTVAEVDCFVELTFAAIFRDGDVIIPEGETVIEADDDLIVIGSPESTHAFAGDLARDNDSANRDVVIVGGSEAAVQIAQLLEDRGLRPRLIEHDPDRARELAEMLAGTTVMKSDATDREFLNREHVGDADVAIAALESDEKNLFSSLLASRIGVDRTISLVETAAYTDLFEAVGVGAAVNPRDATAEEIIRFTRDSDTENVALIEHDRAEVLEIEVDADSVLTGQPIRESAADLPARVTVGAITRDGTLITPRGDTVIEVGDHVVLFAETAVVDAVAKAV